The nucleotide window AGTGATCCATACCAATTTCTTCATAACCTAAATTTGCAAATAATTGTTTACCTATTTCATAAAGTTCTCTTTTATATTCATCTTTAGGTAAGTCCTTTTCATTAAAACCTCTCTGCCCTACTCCTTTTACCCAAGGTACATGTGCATAACTATAAAAAGAAATTCTATCTGGTTTTAATTCTTTAGTTTTATTAATAGTATAAATTACATTTTCTTTAGTTTGATGTGGTAACCCAAAAATTAAATCATGACTTACAGAGGTATAGCCAATTTCTCTAGCCCAATCTGTAACTTGTTTTACTTCGTTAAACGATTGTATTCTATGAATGGCTTTCTGAACGTTTTCATTATAATCTTGAACTCCATAACTTACCCTTCTAAATCCACAATTATACAATGTTTGTAATTGCTCTTTTGTTGTGTTACTTGGATGACCTTCAAAACTAAATTCTGCATCTTTATGCTTTATAGCATTTAATAAAAGACCATTAATTAATAATTCTAAATTCTCTTTCGAAAAAAAAGTTGGTGTTCCACCTCCCAAATGCAACTCTTTAATAATGGGAGTTTCCTCTACTAAATTTAAGTACAACTTCCATTCTTTTAGAACCGATGAAATATACTCCTCTTCTACCTCATGTCTTTTTGTAATATGCTTGTGGCAAGCACAAAACGTACATAAATTTTCGCAAAATGGCAGATGAATGTACAAACTAATTCCTTCTTTTTGATTGCTTTCTATAAATGAATGTTGAAAAGACTTTATCCATTTATCCTTAGAAAAGGTCTCATTATTCCAATAAGGAACAGTTGGATAACTTGTATATCTTGGCCCTGGAACATTATATTTTTGAATTAGATTTTTCATTTTTAATTTAATTTTTTACCTAATATGTTGGTTGATATGGTAGTAAAGACAACAATACTTATGGAGCTTAAAGGCATTAATATTGCAGCAATTACTGGCATTAATTGACCTGTAACAGCAAAATATAGACCTACTATATTATATAAAAGCGATAATGCAAAACAGTATTTAATAATAGTTACTGCTCTTTTTGAAGCCATAAAAAACTGAGATAGTTTATTAAATTGGGTAGCATCTAAAATAGCATCACAAGCAGGAGAAAACACATTAATATTTTCTGACAGAGCAATACCCACATTACTTTGTGCCAGAGCTCCTGCATCGTTTAAACCATCACCTATCATAGCTACAGTACTACCAGATTTTTGTTGATATTCTACAAATTGTAATTTGTCATCTGGTTTTTGATTGAATAAAAATGTGGTTTCTTTTGGTAGATAATCTGACAAATGCTTTTGTTCTCCTTCATTATCTCCAGAAACAACTGCTAAAGAATAATCTTTTTTAAATTCATTGAATATTGGTTGCACTCCAGATCTATAAGAATTTTTAAAACGAAACTTACCCTTATAACTATTATCAATACTTATATGAACAGAAGTATCAAAAGAAGAAGAATTGTTTAAACAATTTACAAAAGATGCTGAACCAATTTTAAGTTCTTTGTTTAGATATTTTGTTTCTATTCCCCTACCTAAAACCTCATTAAATGAATCTAATTGAATAGTTTCAATATCATTAAAAGATTTATACAATGTTCTACTTAAAGGATGATTAGATGCTCGTAAACTACTTTTTATGGCAATTTTATCATCATTACTTAAAGAAGCTCCTTCATAAGAAATTTTACTTTCCTTACTTGTGGTCAAGGTTCCTGTTTTATCAAAAATAATATAATCTATACTTGCTAATTGTTCTATAACTGTTGCATTTTTTAAATAGAATTTTTGCTTGCCAAAAATGCGCAATAAATTACCTAATGTAAATGGAGCTGCTAATGCTATTGCACATGGACATGCAATAATAAGTACTGCTGTAAATACATTCAATGCTTTACTAGCATCTACAAATAACCAAAATATTGTAGAAAGCATTGCAATTGAAAGCACAATAAAGGTAAAGTTTTTACTAATTTTATCTGTGAGCGTTTTAAAGGAAGAAGTCTTATCATGCTTAAAAACATCATTACTCCACAACTGAGTTAAGTAACTTTGAGAGACTGAAGCCAACACTTCCATTTCTATAATTCCAGATAATTGTTTACCTCCTGCAAATATTTTATCTCCAGATTTTTTTGATACAAGCTCTGCTTCTCCTGTTACAAAACTGTAGTCTATTTGTGCATTTCCGTTTATTAAAATTCCATCTACAGGAATTAACTCTTGATGTCTAATTAATAATCTATCGCCTTTCTTAACATCATAAATCTGTACATTCTCCTCTTTTTTATCAGATAAAATTCGTGTAACTGCAATTGGAAAGTAAGATTTGTAATCTCTTTCAAAGGACAAAAAATTGTATGTTTTCTGCTGAAAGAATTTACCCAAAAGCAAAAAGAAAACTAAGCCAGTTAAACTATCGAAAAAACCTGTTCCTAAATCAAAAATAATTTCGACAGAACTTCTAATAAAAAGTACTGTAACACCCAAAGCAATTGGTACATCAATATTTAAAATTTTTGATCTTAAACCTTTATAAGCTGAAATAAAATAGTCGTTAGCAGCATA belongs to Polaribacter dokdonensis and includes:
- the hemN gene encoding oxygen-independent coproporphyrinogen III oxidase; translation: MKNLIQKYNVPGPRYTSYPTVPYWNNETFSKDKWIKSFQHSFIESNQKEGISLYIHLPFCENLCTFCACHKHITKRHEVEEEYISSVLKEWKLYLNLVEETPIIKELHLGGGTPTFFSKENLELLINGLLLNAIKHKDAEFSFEGHPSNTTKEQLQTLYNCGFRRVSYGVQDYNENVQKAIHRIQSFNEVKQVTDWAREIGYTSVSHDLIFGLPHQTKENVIYTINKTKELKPDRISFYSYAHVPWVKGVGQRGFNEKDLPKDEYKRELYEIGKQLFANLGYEEIGMDHFALKSDSLYKATQEKTLHRNFMGYTSNKTQLMIGLGMSAISDSWYGFSQNVKTVKEYQRLVSLGELPVFRGHILNEEDQIIRQHILNLMCHFTTSWSSEDMRISNIDLHLNQLKDLLDDNLVQLKNDTIYIPEHARPFVRNICMAFDKKLLKLKSDQKTFSLTI
- a CDS encoding heavy metal translocating P-type ATPase; this encodes MNTTLCYHCGDSCENTTIKYEEKHFCCNGCITVYEIFSENDLTCYYDLQENPGAIPTEIAGKYDFLENKEIQDKLLEFNDDRTQIVTLYIPHIHCSSCIWVLENLHKLNDKINSSQVDFPKKTVRISFDADLTSLKEMVLLLSTIGYEPYISLEDYESGKKKVDRSLIYKLGIAGFAFGNVMFLSFPEYFEVDGFWLEQYKNIFRWLMFAFSLPVVFYAANDYFISAYKGLRSKILNIDVPIALGVTVLFIRSSVEIIFDLGTGFFDSLTGLVFFLLLGKFFQQKTYNFLSFERDYKSYFPIAVTRILSDKKEENVQIYDVKKGDRLLIRHQELIPVDGILINGNAQIDYSFVTGEAELVSKKSGDKIFAGGKQLSGIIEMEVLASVSQSYLTQLWSNDVFKHDKTSSFKTLTDKISKNFTFIVLSIAMLSTIFWLFVDASKALNVFTAVLIIACPCAIALAAPFTLGNLLRIFGKQKFYLKNATVIEQLASIDYIIFDKTGTLTTSKESKISYEGASLSNDDKIAIKSSLRASNHPLSRTLYKSFNDIETIQLDSFNEVLGRGIETKYLNKELKIGSASFVNCLNNSSSFDTSVHISIDNSYKGKFRFKNSYRSGVQPIFNEFKKDYSLAVVSGDNEGEQKHLSDYLPKETTFLFNQKPDDKLQFVEYQQKSGSTVAMIGDGLNDAGALAQSNVGIALSENINVFSPACDAILDATQFNKLSQFFMASKRAVTIIKYCFALSLLYNIVGLYFAVTGQLMPVIAAILMPLSSISIVVFTTISTNILGKKLN